One genomic segment of Esox lucius isolate fEsoLuc1 chromosome 15, fEsoLuc1.pri, whole genome shotgun sequence includes these proteins:
- the tpo gene encoding thyroid peroxidase, protein MAGEPETQAISRAAEVFDATLFILKDRASRRQKRGLVASELLSLEDVEVIADLSGCPSPVHTDVCHHEGFSSKYSSISGVCNNRQKPLWGSANNVLARWLPAEYEDRESQPKGWNSGQLYNGFQLPPVQEVSKKILQSSIKSVTLDDIYSQMLVDWGQYIDHDISFTPQSTSRVAFSGGLDCLKTCEYINPCFPIETVSHDQLSGNRSCVPFFRSSPACFSGNAQATTADIKPALQRQQMNSITSFLDASTVYGHTPNLQSALRDLSSSEGKLAVNSRFMDQRGRSYLPFVLKTPSPCFQDSNHRQGDRVDCFLAGDSRVNEVLPLVALHTLWVREHNRIAEALHDLNPHWSSEIIYQEARKIIGALHQIITTRDYVPKVIGREAFDRYIGPYGGYDPTINPSVSNVFATAAFRFGHATISSVLRRLNESFQEHEQFSSLSLHKTFFSPWRLVKEGGLEPILRGLLGTPAAVVNPDNLLTKELTGRLVTLNVPGDLDLAALNLQRGRDHGLPGYNDWRQFCGLERIWNRDDFRQVANDESVAEKIMDLYKHPDNIDIWLGGLVEEPLPGSRTGPLFSCLIGKQVAMLRDGDRFWWESEGVFTERQRMELQTHSLSCVICDNSEINEAPLDPFVFGRYPDGFRLCSNIPSMSLEAWREEPHPALSFCGSPGKIANGDFVFLSKSEEFVVLYSCYHGYSLKGVAEMVCTENGWSGPSPQCEGNPLKVFANFSFEALEIPYLDTWILELSSYYIR, encoded by the exons ATGGCAG GGGAGCCTGAGACCCAAGCGATTTCCCGAGCTGCAGAGGTCTTTGATGCAACTCTGTTTATTCTAAAGGACAGAGCCAGCCGAAGACAGAAAAGGGGTCTGGTTGCATCAG AGCTTCTTTCACTGGAAGACGTGGAGGTGATTGCAGATCTGTCGGGCTGTCCTTCACCAGTCCACACGGATGTCTGTCACCACGAGGGCTTCTCCAGCAAGTACAGCTCCATATCTGGAGTTTGCAACAACAG GCAAAAGCCTTTATGGGGCTCTGCCAACAACGTCCTGGCCAGATGGCTTCCGGCAGAATATGAAGACAGGGAAAGCCAGCCCAAGGGCTGGAACAGTGGGCAACTGTATAATGGCTTCCAACTTCCCCCG GTACAGGAAGTCAGCAAGAAAATCCTGCAGAGCTCCATCAAATCAGTCACTCTAGATGATATTTATTCTCAAATGCTAGTGGACTGGGGCCAGTACATAGACCATGACATATCATTCACTCCTCAAAGCACCAGCAGAGTTGCTTTCTCTGGAGGACTGGACTGTTTAAAGACCTGTGAATACATAAATCCCTGCTTCCCTATTGAG ACAGTCTCTCATGACCAACTATCTGGAAATAGAAGCTGTGTTCCTTTCTTCCGCTCCTCACCAGCCTGCTTTTCGGGTAACGCACAGGCCACAACCGCAGACATCAAACCAGCACTACAGCGTCAACAAATGAACTCAATCACGTCTTTCTTGGACGCGTCCACGGTATATGGCCACACCCCAAATTTACAGAGTGCCCTTCGAGACCTGTCAAGCTCTGAGGGCAAGCTAGCTGTCAACAGCAGATTCATGGATCAACGGGGCAGATCCTACCTTCCCTTTGTCCTGAAGACCCCGTCTCCATGCTTCCAAGATTCAAACCATCGCCAAGGGGACAGGGTGGACTGTTTCCTGGCTGGAGACAGCAGGGTGAACGAGGTTCTGCCCCTGGTGGCTCTACACACACTGTGGGTGAGAGAACACAATAGAATTGCAGAGGCCTTGCATGACCTCAACCCACACTGGAGTTCAGAGATAATATACCAGGAGGCTCGTAAGATCATTGGCGCTCTACACCAG ATTATAACCACCAGGGATTATGTTCCTAAAGTCATTGGAAGGGAGGCTTTTGATCGGTACATTGGTCCCTATGGAGGATATGATCCAACTATAAACCCCTCCGTCTCCAATGTGTTTGCAACAGCAGCATTCCGATTTGGCCATGCCACCATTTCCTCAGTTCTCAGGAGACTCAACGAGAGCTTCCAGGAACACGAACAGTTCTCTTCTCTGAGTCTGCATAAGACATTCTTCAGTCCTTGGAGACTCGTCAAAGAGG GTGGACTAGAGCCGATTCTAAGAGGTTTGTTGGGGACGCCGGCGGCTGTGGTGAACCCTGACAACCTGCTGACGAAGGAGCTGACAGGGAGACTGGTGACTCTGAATGTCCCAGGGGACCTGGACCTGGCAGCACTCAACCTGCAGAGGGGGCGCGATCACGGACTCCCAG GTTACAATGACTGGAGACAATTCTGTGGACTTGAGAGAATATGGAATCGAGACGATTTCAGACAAGTTGCAAACGATGAAAGTGTTGCTGAAAAGATAATGGATCTGTATAAACATCCTGACAACATTGACATATGGCTTGGGGGACTGGTAGAGGAACCTCTTCCTGGTTCCAGGACGGGTCCACTCTTTTCGTGTCTCATTGGAAAACAGGTGGCAATGCTTCGAGACGGGGACAG GTTCTGGTGGGAGAGTGAGGGTGTGTTCACAGAGCGTCAGAGGATGGAGCTTCAAACTCACTCTCTATCTTGCGTCATCTGTGACAACAGTGAAATAAACGAGGCCCCGCTGGACCCCTTCGTGTTTGGGAGATACCCAGATGGTTTCCGCTTGTGCAGCAATATACCATCAATGAGCTTGGAGGCCTGGAGGGAGGAGCCTCACCCAG CCCTCAGCTTCTGCGGCAGTCCAGGGAAAATAGCGAATGGCgattttgtatttctttccaAATCCGAAGAATTTGTAGTTTTGTATTCCTGCTACCATGGTTACAGCTTAAAGGGTGTGGCTGAAATGGTATGTACTGAGAACGGCTGGAGTGGTCCATCCCCTCAGTGTGAAG GAAACCCCTTGAAAGTCTTCGCCAACTTCTCATTTGAAGCCCTGGAAATTCCATACTTGGACACTTGGATACTGGAGCTAAGTTCCTACTACATTCGCTGA